A stretch of Amycolatopsis balhimycina FH 1894 DNA encodes these proteins:
- the dusB gene encoding tRNA dihydrouridine synthase DusB, which translates to MEDVTATLSKPALEIGPYEVDPPVVLAPMAGITNVAFRQLCAEYGAGIYVCEMITARAVVERHPGTMHMMTFGANEKPRSMQLYGVDPKTMAEAVRIIVGEGLADHVDSNFGCPVAKVTRKGGGAALPFKRKLFEAIVRESAKAAGDVPFTVKFRIGIDDDHRTYLDAGRIAEAEGAAAVSLHARTAAQRYSGQADWTKIAALKEAVTSIPVLGNGDIFSADDALRMVAETGCDGVVVGRGCLGRPWLFGELEAAFAGRPLPTPPNLGEVARVLRRHTELLIEHDGHDKAMRDIRKHMAWYLMGFPVGAELRRGFAMLSSMDQLDDLIAQLDHSAPFPEAATGPRGRQGSPGKVTLPHGWLDDPDDDCVPEAEDMHSGG; encoded by the coding sequence ATGGAGGACGTGACCGCCACCCTGAGCAAGCCCGCCCTCGAGATCGGCCCCTACGAGGTCGATCCTCCGGTCGTGCTCGCGCCCATGGCCGGGATCACCAACGTCGCCTTCCGGCAGCTGTGCGCCGAGTACGGCGCCGGCATCTACGTGTGCGAAATGATCACCGCCCGCGCCGTCGTCGAACGGCACCCCGGGACCATGCACATGATGACCTTCGGGGCGAACGAAAAGCCCAGGTCCATGCAGCTTTACGGGGTGGACCCCAAGACCATGGCCGAAGCCGTGCGGATCATCGTCGGCGAGGGGCTCGCCGACCACGTCGACTCCAACTTCGGCTGCCCGGTCGCGAAGGTGACGCGCAAGGGCGGCGGGGCGGCGCTGCCGTTCAAGCGGAAGCTGTTCGAAGCCATCGTCCGCGAGTCCGCCAAGGCCGCGGGCGACGTGCCGTTCACGGTGAAGTTCCGCATCGGCATCGACGACGACCACCGCACCTACCTCGACGCCGGCCGCATCGCCGAAGCCGAGGGCGCCGCCGCGGTCAGCCTGCACGCGCGCACCGCCGCGCAGCGCTACTCCGGCCAGGCCGACTGGACCAAGATCGCCGCGTTGAAGGAAGCGGTGACCAGCATCCCGGTGCTCGGCAACGGCGACATCTTCAGCGCGGACGACGCGCTGCGCATGGTGGCGGAGACGGGCTGCGACGGCGTCGTCGTCGGCCGCGGCTGCCTCGGCCGGCCATGGCTGTTCGGCGAACTCGAAGCCGCCTTCGCCGGTCGCCCCCTCCCGACGCCGCCCAATCTCGGCGAAGTCGCCCGAGTACTCCGCCGTCACACGGAGCTGCTCATCGAGCACGACGGTCACGACAAGGCCATGCGCGACATCCGCAAGCACATGGCCTGGTACCTGATGGGCTTCCCGGTCGGCGCCGAACTCCGCCGCGGCTTCGCGATGCTGTCCTCGATGGACCAGCTGGACGACCTGATCGCGCAGCTCGACCACTCGGCGCCGTTCCCGGAGGCCGCGACCGGGCCGCGCGGACGTCAGGGCTCGCCGGGCAAGGTGACGCTGCCCCACGGCTGGCTCGACGACCCGGACGACGACTGCGTCCCCGAAGCCGAGGACATGCACTCCGGCGGCTGA
- a CDS encoding PfkB family carbohydrate kinase, producing MTGRLVHTGQVVVDLVMAVPALPPPGGDVLASSTNLVPGGGFNVMAAAARSGARVLYAGSHGTGGFGDLARAALAAEGVELAHEPMSEVDTGVVVVLVDGTGERTFATGTGAEGRLRAELLDRVLPKNDDVVYVSGYSLVHEINRAALLGWLPRLPGSRILFDPGPLIADIDPGDLHDILSTIDIMSCNAREAEVLGELPPVAVVRDGAKGCRVHENGHITDVPGFPVDAVDTNGAGDTHCGVLAAELLRGSTLLDAAVRANAAAALSVTRRGPATAPVREEIDELVEATP from the coding sequence ATGACCGGGCGGCTGGTGCACACCGGGCAGGTCGTCGTCGACCTCGTCATGGCGGTGCCGGCCCTGCCACCTCCGGGCGGTGACGTCCTGGCGTCGTCGACGAACCTGGTGCCCGGCGGCGGTTTCAACGTCATGGCCGCTGCTGCGCGCTCCGGCGCCCGCGTGCTCTACGCGGGCAGCCACGGCACCGGCGGTTTCGGCGACCTCGCCCGCGCGGCCCTCGCGGCCGAGGGCGTGGAACTGGCGCACGAACCGATGTCCGAAGTGGACACCGGCGTCGTCGTGGTGCTGGTCGACGGGACCGGTGAGCGCACCTTCGCGACCGGCACCGGCGCCGAAGGACGGCTGCGCGCCGAACTGCTCGACCGGGTCCTCCCAAAGAATGACGACGTGGTCTACGTGAGCGGATACAGTTTGGTGCACGAGATCAACCGCGCGGCGCTCCTCGGCTGGTTACCCCGGCTACCCGGCTCGAGGATCCTGTTCGACCCCGGCCCACTCATCGCTGACATCGACCCTGGAGACCTTCATGACATTCTGTCCACAATAGACATAATGAGCTGCAACGCCCGTGAAGCCGAGGTGCTCGGCGAGCTGCCCCCGGTCGCTGTCGTCCGTGACGGCGCGAAGGGGTGCCGGGTCCACGAAAACGGCCACATCACCGACGTCCCCGGCTTCCCGGTCGACGCCGTGGACACCAATGGCGCGGGAGACACGCACTGCGGTGTACTGGCCGCGGAGCTGCTGCGCGGCAGTACTCTCCTCGACGCCGCCGTGCGCGCCAACGCGGCGGCCGCCCTTTCGGTGACCCGCCGCGGCCCGGCGACCGCGCCGGTCCGGGAGGAGATCGACGAGCTCGTGGAGGCCACACCATGA
- a CDS encoding FHA domain-containing protein, translating into MVNVLSMLLGFVIGIATAAGVYRLFRRAAVVRRLVRLRKSPRRKVKPGRAAGLLELGLGDTEVVPEPAPEDRPLELPAAETLRERVPEPVDRLVDDQPPGTEVLAATPAGHDLVVQGSGTPLRQADPATEVLVAADPPSSRKALAEWQATPDAEGGEQRRRVATTLAWLRGTDDFLLSRASTVLGRSSQCDIVLSGDRVSRRHCVISQIEEDWWLEAFPTSNGTSLNGHEVSPGRPVRLRNGDEVCLGGTEVLSLVVPHDRAGELCFDAFGDSVIGGRRKNEDAFFVDCSVVAVADGVGGRPAGAVAAQMAVNGVRHAGPDQDLAMTAANLNRAIRARGAGDVLATGLATTLDVAVLRPHGTRFRVEGLHVGDGTVLLQTEAGISRLVRPHATQGFALAGRRDPVAKGRLLRAVGLSDSVRPDHWEKIASVGQRFVLATDGLVGSLGTERLEEALLASRAEPPRECVANLLAMAKQVGAADNVTVAVADVVEERKQGQPWLA; encoded by the coding sequence ATGGTGAACGTGCTGTCGATGCTGCTCGGATTCGTCATCGGAATCGCGACCGCGGCCGGCGTGTACAGGCTCTTCCGCCGCGCCGCGGTTGTCCGACGTCTGGTTCGCCTGCGGAAGAGCCCGCGGCGGAAGGTGAAGCCGGGCCGGGCGGCCGGGCTCCTCGAACTCGGGCTCGGTGACACCGAAGTGGTACCGGAGCCGGCACCGGAAGACCGGCCGTTGGAACTGCCGGCGGCCGAGACCCTCCGGGAGCGCGTACCGGAGCCGGTCGACCGGCTCGTCGATGATCAGCCGCCGGGCACCGAGGTCCTGGCCGCCACGCCGGCCGGGCACGACCTCGTGGTGCAGGGGTCCGGAACACCGCTGCGCCAGGCTGATCCGGCGACCGAGGTACTCGTCGCGGCAGATCCGCCGTCGTCCCGGAAAGCCTTGGCGGAGTGGCAGGCCACACCGGACGCCGAAGGCGGGGAACAGCGTCGCCGCGTCGCCACGACCCTCGCCTGGCTGCGCGGTACCGACGACTTCCTGCTCAGCCGGGCGAGCACGGTTCTCGGCCGCAGTTCCCAGTGCGACATCGTGCTCAGCGGGGATCGGGTGAGCAGACGGCACTGCGTGATCAGCCAGATCGAGGAGGACTGGTGGCTGGAGGCCTTCCCGACCAGCAACGGCACGTCGCTCAACGGGCACGAGGTTTCGCCGGGCCGTCCGGTCCGGCTGCGGAACGGCGACGAGGTCTGCCTCGGCGGCACGGAGGTGCTCAGCCTGGTCGTCCCTCACGACCGCGCGGGAGAGCTGTGCTTCGACGCTTTCGGCGACAGCGTCATCGGTGGCCGGCGGAAGAACGAGGACGCGTTCTTCGTGGACTGCTCGGTCGTCGCCGTGGCCGACGGGGTCGGGGGACGTCCGGCGGGTGCGGTGGCCGCCCAGATGGCGGTGAACGGTGTCCGCCACGCCGGCCCTGACCAGGATCTCGCCATGACCGCGGCCAATCTGAACCGCGCCATCCGCGCCCGCGGTGCCGGCGATGTCCTGGCCACCGGGCTCGCGACGACCCTCGACGTCGCGGTGTTGCGGCCGCACGGCACCCGATTCCGCGTCGAGGGCCTGCACGTCGGGGACGGCACGGTCCTCCTGCAGACGGAAGCGGGGATCAGCCGCCTCGTGCGGCCTCACGCCACACAGGGTTTCGCGCTCGCGGGACGGCGTGATCCGGTGGCCAAGGGCAGGCTGCTCCGGGCCGTGGGCCTTTCGGATTCGGTGCGGCCCGATCACTGGGAAAAGATCGCGTCGGTCGGGCAGCGGTTCGTGCTGGCCACGGACGGTCTGGTCGGTTCGCTGGGTACCGAACGACTCGAGGAGGCGCTCCTCGCTTCCCGTGCCGAGCCGCCCCGGGAATGCGTGGCCAATTTGCTGGCAATGGCGAAACAGGTCGGGGCGGCCGACAACGTGACCGTGGCCGTCGCCGACGTTGTCGAAGAACGAAAGCAGGGACAACCGTGGCTCGCCTGA
- a CDS encoding DUF4407 domain-containing protein: protein MAGGTEVHRKFGDLLFWCAGADPALTDGSGVQRLERTRYVCTGLAVLLTALASGISMTMVVGTVRHAFSWWHLVLAAFWALIIFNLDRSLVSSVAYGKADGESRPEWTGAVGKIAAVLGRCLLAVVIASAVSEPVLLTMFAPEIAHQVDIDRNGQEKKTREQVEATFAQRRAEIEGAWATAQQATVGAQSARDKAQKDVDDEIAGKHGTGVGCSLREGSPCASYQATLRERQEEVRTVQGTEAKAKTKHGDDLVALKKEIDEKVVEQDRITAQANGLLAQEKALDETVDGNSALSLRVWVVRGIFLLVDLLPVIFKFFAPRSVHDRVARRTVLRYFARDETQHQEEEELEGARSRSQRVSDLASIQANEDVLLEQIANEKDLRLHRLKLDHDRDLQVHRWRHEGEVSAAKARFGTTTVLESSRDEESDRLTMVDDPAAETAQFTPQREQPARRVLDGRWVVEGPLPEADRPGFSLVLLAHDLREPSLSVVVKRAVEHDYAHEAIEKDLHFLKKIRSKFVAPMLGVGRDPLFGAYIVTPRYPQTLSRLLRNGDSVRTLEWSTRIVEQVLLGLMDSWTAGCVHLDIKPANIALDLDGNVRLIDFGLAKAVDDGTQPPTGGEIKFTRWYAPLEQVLRQPRNGWASSASDVRAVGAVWYELLTGQRPLYHEARAKGWDPDGIGVHQLVELLRDHDPVDPRVLNPELPEPVAALVMQWLDRDPAKRVTGRLRDRSHAELAQEALEQVRQDVQDRDLQYQLLPPNALAAGRSDEGGEPSSAPTNYGGDGKW from the coding sequence ATGGCAGGAGGCACCGAGGTGCATCGAAAGTTCGGTGATCTCCTCTTCTGGTGTGCCGGCGCGGATCCGGCGTTGACCGACGGCAGTGGGGTACAGCGGCTCGAACGAACCCGTTATGTGTGCACTGGGCTCGCGGTGCTGCTCACGGCGCTCGCCAGCGGCATTTCGATGACGATGGTGGTCGGCACCGTCCGGCACGCCTTTTCCTGGTGGCACCTTGTTCTGGCCGCATTCTGGGCGCTCATCATCTTCAACCTCGACCGCAGCTTGGTCAGCTCGGTGGCATACGGAAAGGCGGACGGCGAGAGCCGGCCGGAATGGACTGGTGCCGTCGGCAAGATCGCGGCCGTTCTGGGCCGCTGCCTCCTCGCCGTTGTCATCGCCTCCGCGGTTTCCGAGCCCGTGCTGCTGACGATGTTCGCGCCCGAGATCGCGCACCAGGTCGACATCGACCGGAACGGTCAGGAAAAGAAGACGCGGGAACAGGTCGAAGCGACATTTGCGCAGCGACGTGCGGAAATCGAGGGGGCGTGGGCGACCGCCCAGCAAGCCACCGTCGGCGCTCAGTCCGCCAGGGACAAGGCGCAGAAGGACGTGGACGACGAGATCGCCGGCAAGCACGGCACCGGCGTGGGGTGCTCGCTGCGCGAAGGCAGCCCCTGCGCCAGCTACCAGGCGACGCTCAGAGAGCGGCAAGAGGAAGTCAGGACGGTTCAGGGCACAGAGGCCAAGGCGAAGACGAAGCACGGCGACGACCTCGTAGCGCTCAAGAAGGAGATCGACGAAAAGGTCGTCGAGCAGGATCGGATCACCGCACAGGCCAACGGCCTGCTCGCCCAGGAGAAGGCCCTGGACGAGACCGTCGACGGCAACAGCGCGTTGAGCCTGCGGGTGTGGGTCGTGCGGGGAATCTTCCTGCTCGTCGACCTGCTCCCGGTCATCTTCAAGTTCTTCGCACCACGAAGTGTCCACGACCGGGTCGCGCGCCGCACCGTCCTCCGGTACTTCGCGCGCGACGAGACCCAGCACCAGGAGGAGGAAGAACTCGAAGGCGCGCGCAGCCGATCTCAGCGCGTCTCCGATCTCGCGAGCATCCAGGCGAACGAGGACGTGCTGCTGGAGCAGATCGCCAATGAGAAAGACCTCCGGCTGCACCGGCTCAAACTGGATCACGACCGGGATCTGCAGGTGCACCGCTGGCGGCACGAGGGCGAGGTTTCGGCGGCCAAGGCCAGGTTCGGGACGACGACCGTTCTCGAGTCGTCCCGCGACGAGGAGTCGGACCGGCTGACCATGGTCGACGATCCAGCCGCCGAGACCGCACAGTTCACGCCACAGCGGGAGCAGCCGGCCCGGCGTGTCCTCGACGGTCGCTGGGTGGTGGAGGGTCCTCTCCCCGAGGCGGACCGCCCGGGCTTCAGTCTGGTGCTGCTTGCGCACGACCTGCGCGAACCCAGTCTCTCCGTCGTGGTCAAACGGGCCGTCGAACACGACTACGCCCATGAAGCCATCGAAAAGGACCTCCACTTCCTCAAGAAGATCCGGAGCAAGTTCGTGGCCCCCATGCTCGGCGTGGGACGGGACCCGTTGTTCGGCGCGTACATCGTCACCCCGCGGTATCCGCAGACGCTGAGCAGGCTGCTGCGCAACGGCGACAGTGTCCGGACCCTGGAGTGGTCCACGCGCATCGTGGAGCAAGTTCTGCTGGGGCTGATGGACTCGTGGACCGCAGGCTGCGTCCACCTCGACATCAAGCCGGCCAACATCGCGCTGGATCTCGACGGCAACGTCCGGTTGATCGACTTCGGTCTGGCCAAGGCAGTCGACGACGGCACCCAGCCGCCGACCGGCGGGGAGATCAAGTTCACCCGCTGGTACGCACCGCTCGAACAAGTGCTTCGCCAGCCACGCAACGGCTGGGCCAGCAGCGCGAGCGACGTCCGCGCTGTCGGGGCCGTCTGGTACGAGTTGCTCACCGGACAGCGGCCGCTGTACCACGAGGCGCGGGCGAAGGGGTGGGACCCGGACGGCATCGGCGTCCACCAGCTGGTCGAGCTGCTGCGTGACCACGACCCGGTAGATCCGCGGGTGCTCAACCCCGAGCTGCCCGAGCCGGTGGCAGCGCTCGTCATGCAGTGGCTCGACCGGGATCCGGCGAAGCGCGTGACAGGCCGGCTCAGGGACCGCAGTCACGCCGAACTGGCCCAAGAGGCGCTGGAACAGGTGCGACAGGACGTTCAGGACCGAGACCTGCAGTACCAGCTGCTGCCGCCGAACGCTTTGGCGGCCGGACGCTCCGACGAGGGCGGCGAACCGTCGTCCGCTCCCACCAACTACGGAGGTGACGGGAAATGGTGA
- a CDS encoding GntR family transcriptional regulator, with the protein MFSKRQQLVGDLTELIRSGRLAHGDRLPGENQLALQYQVSRGTVRSALSELQQLELISTQAGVGSFVTFDGVQLDQRIGWARALADAGAPVTTELLGIETVEDAALDEEFGEKTYVAVRRVRREHDRGISLETATVPAVGPLAALPETGLRDGSLTKTLEAAGRVSVGGDQWISTERLDACAADLLDRAIGELFLRAERTSVDVEGRLVERVVSLLDPDRFQFHLTFGHR; encoded by the coding sequence ATGTTCAGCAAGCGGCAGCAGCTGGTCGGGGACCTCACGGAGCTGATCCGCTCCGGCCGGCTCGCCCACGGCGATCGGCTCCCCGGCGAGAACCAGCTCGCCCTGCAATACCAGGTCAGCCGCGGCACCGTGCGCAGCGCGTTGTCCGAGCTGCAGCAGCTCGAACTCATCTCCACCCAGGCCGGCGTCGGATCGTTCGTCACCTTCGACGGGGTCCAGCTCGACCAGCGGATCGGCTGGGCCCGGGCCCTCGCCGACGCCGGTGCGCCGGTCACCACCGAGCTCCTCGGCATCGAGACCGTCGAAGACGCCGCCCTCGACGAGGAGTTCGGCGAGAAGACCTACGTCGCCGTCCGGCGGGTGCGGCGGGAGCACGACCGCGGGATCTCGCTGGAAACCGCCACCGTGCCCGCCGTCGGACCGCTCGCCGCCCTCCCCGAGACGGGCCTGCGGGACGGCTCCCTCACCAAGACCCTCGAAGCCGCCGGGCGGGTCTCCGTCGGCGGCGACCAGTGGATCAGCACCGAACGCCTCGACGCCTGCGCGGCCGATCTGCTGGACCGCGCCATCGGCGAACTCTTCCTCCGGGCCGAACGCACCTCCGTCGACGTCGAAGGCCGGCTCGTCGAGCGCGTCGTCAGCCTGCTGGACCCGGACCGCTTCCAGTTCCACCTCACCTTCGGACACCGGTGA
- a CDS encoding purine-cytosine permease family protein, with translation MTGTRRLEVETNGLDVIDDAERRGTPRQLFWPWFGANVSVLGLSYGSFTLGFGISFGQALVAGVVGILFSFLLCGFIAIAGKRGSAPTMLLSRAAFGVRGNRLPSAISWLLTVGWETVLTALATLATATVFERLGWGGGTPTKAIALVVVAALTVAAGVLGFDAIMKLQTWITWITGVLTVVYVVLVAGDVHWDAVRALPSGSAQQWVGALVFLMTGFGLGWVNAAADYSRYLPRSSSSRGVVGWTTFGASVAPLVLLVFGLLLAGSSPDLNKAIAADPIGALTTLLPLWFLVPFAIVAVLGLVGGAVLDIYSSGLALLSAGLRVPRPVAALVDGVIMVLGTVYIVFFGGEFLGQFQGFLVTLGVPVAAWCGVMLADVLLRRRDYAEQELFDPAGRYGDVRAGPIALVLVATALGWGLVTNASADWLKWQGYLLEPFGLGGRDGSWAFANLGVLLALVLGFAVTLLTRRRVRAQETA, from the coding sequence ATGACCGGTACCCGCAGGCTCGAGGTGGAGACCAACGGCCTCGACGTGATCGACGACGCCGAGCGCCGCGGGACGCCACGCCAGCTGTTCTGGCCCTGGTTCGGCGCGAACGTTTCGGTGCTGGGGCTGAGCTACGGCTCGTTCACCCTGGGCTTCGGCATCTCGTTCGGGCAGGCGCTGGTCGCCGGTGTGGTCGGCATCCTCTTCTCGTTCCTGCTGTGCGGGTTCATCGCCATCGCGGGCAAACGCGGGTCGGCGCCGACGATGCTGCTCTCGCGCGCGGCGTTCGGCGTCCGCGGCAACCGGCTGCCGTCGGCGATCTCGTGGCTGCTCACGGTGGGCTGGGAAACCGTGCTGACCGCGTTGGCGACGCTGGCCACGGCGACGGTGTTCGAACGCCTGGGCTGGGGCGGCGGGACACCGACGAAGGCGATCGCGCTGGTCGTCGTGGCCGCCCTGACCGTCGCCGCCGGTGTGCTCGGCTTCGACGCGATCATGAAGCTGCAGACGTGGATCACCTGGATCACCGGCGTGCTCACGGTCGTCTACGTCGTCCTCGTGGCCGGCGACGTCCACTGGGACGCGGTGCGGGCGCTGCCGTCGGGCTCGGCGCAGCAATGGGTCGGCGCGCTGGTGTTCCTGATGACCGGCTTCGGCCTCGGCTGGGTCAACGCGGCCGCGGACTACTCGCGCTACCTGCCGCGGTCGTCGTCGAGCCGCGGCGTGGTCGGCTGGACGACGTTCGGCGCCTCCGTGGCGCCGCTGGTGCTGCTGGTGTTCGGGCTGCTGCTGGCCGGGTCCTCGCCGGACCTGAACAAGGCGATCGCGGCCGACCCGATCGGCGCGCTGACGACGTTGCTGCCGCTGTGGTTCCTGGTGCCGTTCGCGATCGTCGCGGTGCTCGGCCTGGTCGGCGGCGCGGTGCTGGACATCTATTCGTCAGGGCTGGCGCTGCTCTCGGCCGGGCTGCGCGTGCCGCGGCCGGTGGCGGCGCTCGTCGACGGCGTGATCATGGTGCTGGGCACGGTCTACATCGTGTTCTTCGGCGGCGAGTTCCTCGGCCAGTTCCAGGGTTTCCTGGTGACGCTGGGCGTGCCCGTCGCGGCGTGGTGCGGCGTGATGCTCGCGGACGTCCTGTTGCGGCGCCGCGACTACGCCGAGCAGGAGCTGTTCGACCCGGCCGGCCGCTACGGCGACGTCCGGGCCGGGCCGATCGCGCTGGTGCTGGTGGCGACCGCACTCGGCTGGGGCCTGGTGACGAACGCGTCGGCGGACTGGCTGAAGTGGCAGGGTTACCTCCTCGAGCCGTTCGGCCTCGGCGGCCGGGACGGCTCGTGGGCGTTCGCGAACCTCGGTGTCCTGCTGGCGCTGGTGCTCGGCTTCGCCGTCACGCTGCTGACCCGGCGGCGCGTCCGGGCGCAGGAGACGGCGTGA
- a CDS encoding VC0807 family protein: MTTKTNQPGSNLLKTLAIEIAVPTGVYYGLHSLGASDFTALALAGVFPLARTLYQFAKDRTVNGLALVVLVTNVVGMLLTFVSGDARMMIAKDSLGSGITGLVILVSAFTAAPIMTKTMRPFLTRGNAEREAAWERLSGTAQFDAVLRRCSVIWGIGFALESSVRIVGAFTLPIATMVWLSTTIFAAAFAVIMVVAGKVAEKAGKMIAADAQTSALVAA, encoded by the coding sequence ATGACGACGAAGACGAACCAGCCCGGCAGCAACCTCCTCAAGACCCTCGCGATCGAGATCGCCGTCCCGACCGGCGTCTACTACGGACTTCACTCGCTCGGCGCGAGCGACTTCACCGCGCTCGCCCTCGCCGGGGTGTTCCCGCTGGCCCGGACCCTCTACCAGTTCGCGAAGGACCGGACCGTCAACGGCCTCGCGCTGGTCGTCCTCGTGACCAATGTCGTCGGCATGCTGTTGACCTTCGTCTCCGGCGACGCCCGGATGATGATCGCCAAGGACTCGCTCGGCAGCGGTATCACCGGCCTGGTCATCCTCGTCTCCGCGTTCACCGCGGCCCCGATCATGACCAAGACGATGCGCCCCTTCCTCACCCGCGGCAACGCGGAACGGGAAGCCGCATGGGAACGCCTGAGCGGCACCGCGCAGTTCGACGCCGTCCTGCGGCGCTGCAGCGTGATCTGGGGCATCGGCTTCGCGCTGGAAAGCTCGGTTCGCATCGTCGGCGCGTTCACGCTGCCCATCGCGACCATGGTCTGGCTGAGCACCACCATCTTCGCGGCCGCCTTCGCGGTCATCATGGTCGTCGCCGGCAAGGTCGCCGAAAAGGCGGGCAAGATGATCGCCGCCGACGCGCAGACCAGTGCACTCGTGGCCGCTTGA
- a CDS encoding FHA domain-containing protein, giving the protein MAGIEWFDTDRFGEATELSFEDHLCRCIVEVLLAKAASGVLPRNPTVRVPIAGHMLGLLPVDRTELRARLERAVLRAWDGPPLGTVRVLCETMTPARSHVEVVHPGDRDAVPTAGLRHPQSPQAGPAAPPHRAAPRQQVTAPSPPAARSLIRIMTGVRLFLPAQGITFGRAVPAPGRLQDERAGRRHCHVLPTRPGVRCVDLRSTNGTWVDGVRIDGSADVLPGQVIRIGDTEFAVDGPHGRNEYEPS; this is encoded by the coding sequence ATGGCCGGAATCGAGTGGTTCGACACCGACCGGTTTGGTGAAGCGACAGAGCTTTCGTTCGAGGACCACCTCTGCCGGTGCATTGTCGAAGTCCTGCTTGCGAAAGCGGCGAGCGGGGTGCTGCCGCGGAACCCGACCGTCCGGGTTCCCATCGCCGGGCACATGCTCGGCCTGCTCCCGGTGGACCGGACGGAACTGCGCGCCCGGCTCGAACGTGCCGTGCTCCGCGCCTGGGACGGCCCGCCCCTCGGGACGGTCCGGGTGCTGTGCGAAACGATGACCCCGGCCCGGTCTCACGTCGAGGTGGTCCACCCCGGCGACAGGGACGCGGTTCCCACCGCCGGCCTGCGACACCCGCAGTCGCCACAGGCCGGCCCCGCCGCGCCACCGCACCGGGCCGCCCCACGTCAGCAGGTCACGGCACCGTCGCCGCCCGCGGCCCGATCGCTGATCCGCATCATGACCGGCGTACGGCTCTTCCTTCCCGCGCAGGGCATCACTTTCGGCCGCGCGGTGCCGGCGCCAGGGCGTCTGCAGGACGAGCGCGCCGGCCGGCGCCACTGCCACGTGCTGCCGACTCGCCCGGGTGTGCGGTGCGTCGACCTGCGCTCCACAAACGGCACGTGGGTCGACGGAGTCCGCATCGACGGTTCGGCGGATGTCCTGCCCGGGCAAGTGATCCGGATCGGCGACACGGAGTTCGCAGTGGACGGTCCACACGGGCGCAACGAGTACGAACCCTCGTAG
- a CDS encoding ADP-ribosylglycohydrolase family protein produces the protein MSARDRALGAFTGLAVGDALGMPTQSMSRAAIAATYGPVTGLLTAVAEQPVAPSMPAGSVTDDTEQAILLARLLIDGRGTVEPHVFADALLIWEADMVRRGSADLLGPSTKRALSRLQDGVPADEAGRTGTTNGAAMRVTPVGIATPAEDLHALVDAVVATARVTHNTSLGIASAAAVAAAVSAGVDGASLAEALDAGERAAVVGGERGHWAPGGEIAARIRWARRWVRGMAPDAVADAVARVIGTSVASQESVVAAFALAEAMGDDPPAALRLAAGLGGDTDTVAAICGAMLGAAHGIDAFRPDVVETVLAVNRLEFGPLVDELLKLRRRAR, from the coding sequence GTGAGCGCGCGGGACCGGGCGCTCGGCGCGTTCACCGGGCTGGCCGTCGGCGACGCGCTCGGCATGCCGACGCAGTCGATGTCCCGCGCCGCCATCGCCGCGACCTACGGCCCGGTGACCGGCCTGCTCACCGCCGTCGCCGAGCAGCCGGTCGCGCCGTCGATGCCCGCCGGGTCGGTCACCGACGACACCGAGCAGGCCATCCTGCTGGCCCGCCTGCTCATCGACGGCCGCGGCACCGTCGAGCCGCACGTTTTCGCCGACGCGCTGCTCATCTGGGAGGCGGACATGGTCCGCCGCGGTTCCGCGGACCTGCTCGGCCCGTCCACCAAGCGCGCGCTTTCCCGGCTGCAGGACGGCGTCCCGGCGGACGAAGCCGGCCGCACCGGGACGACCAACGGCGCTGCCATGCGGGTCACGCCGGTCGGCATCGCCACCCCCGCCGAGGACCTGCACGCCCTGGTCGACGCCGTCGTCGCGACCGCGCGGGTCACGCACAACACCAGCCTCGGCATCGCGTCGGCCGCCGCGGTCGCCGCCGCCGTTTCGGCCGGAGTGGACGGCGCGAGCCTGGCCGAAGCGCTCGACGCGGGCGAGCGCGCGGCCGTCGTCGGCGGGGAACGCGGGCACTGGGCGCCCGGCGGCGAGATCGCCGCCCGGATCCGGTGGGCCCGCCGCTGGGTGCGCGGCATGGCCCCGGACGCCGTCGCCGACGCGGTCGCGCGGGTGATCGGCACGTCGGTCGCGTCGCAGGAGTCCGTCGTGGCCGCCTTCGCGCTGGCCGAAGCCATGGGCGACGACCCGCCCGCGGCGCTGCGCCTGGCCGCCGGGCTGGGCGGCGACACCGACACCGTCGCCGCGATCTGCGGGGCGATGCTCGGGGCCGCGCACGGCATCGACGCCTTCCGCCCCGACGTCGTCGAAACCGTGCTCGCCGTCAACCGGCTCGAATTCGGGCCGCTGGTCGACGAACTCCTGAAGCTTCGGCGGCGCGCACGATGA